A window of Hordeum vulgare subsp. vulgare chromosome 5H, MorexV3_pseudomolecules_assembly, whole genome shotgun sequence genomic DNA:
tatatatatatatatatatatatatatatatatatctcaacATCCCAAAAATTCCATAGAGAGTAAGCACATGTTTATAAGAGGCTTTTGCCCTAAATCATTAATTATAGTATCCATAGATACACAAATGCGAGACTAATAAACCCAACAAATTTTCTCTTGTCATGTCGGTTTGTCCCTCAACCACGACCGGTTGTTAAACTATTAATTAATTAGTTGGCCGAGAGTAATTTGTATCCAGAAATTCGGACtctctttcaaaaaaaaaaaaaaaaaatcggaCTCGGACACCACTTGGTTGTTAAGCTAGCTAGTGGAATCCATTGGGATGTCATCAAATGGGACAATTAAATCAGCTTAGTATTCTCCTGAACAAAAATGGAGCCTGAATCTCTGGCTTTACCCGGCCGTAAGATCAAGCTCACACTAGCTAGGAAAAAAAAAACTGGTTGGTTGGTCACTTGAGATGGTGTTCATACCTAATTACACCGACAAAAAGCATATGCATAGCCATAGCATACCTGCCTGTAAGTATATATACATGCATCTAAGCCTGTGAACGAACATCGATCAAGCAGCATCATCATATCGCCATCTCCATCGATCGACATGGTGCCCAACAACAACACCGTCGACAAGGACTACCGTGACCCTCGCCCGGCGCCGCTCATCAACGCCGGCGAGCTGGGCAAGTGGTCACTCTGGCGCGCCGTCATCGCCGAGTTCACCGCCACGCTCCTCTTCGTCTACGTCACCGTCGCCACCGTCATCGGCCACAAGCGCCAGACGGACGGCACCGTCGGCTGCGGCGGCGCGGGCATCCTCGGCATCGCGTGGGCCTTCGGCGGCATGATCTTCGTCCTCGTCTACTgcaccgccggcgtctccggcggCCACATCAACCCCGCCGTCACCTTCGGCCTCCTGCTGGCCCGCAAGGTGTCCCTCGTCCGCGCGCTGCTCTACATGGTCGCCCAGTGCCTCGGCGCCATGTGCGGCGCCGGCCTCGTCAGGGCCGTGCACGGCGCCCAGTACGCGCGCCACGGTGGGGGCGCCAACGAGCTCGCCCCGGGATACTCCAAGGTCGCCGGGCTCGTCGCCGAGATCGTGGGCACCTTCGTGCTCGTCTACACCGTGTTCGCCGCCACCGACCCCAAGCGCAAGGCGAGGGACTCCCACGTGCCCGTGCTGGCGCCGCTGCCCATCGGGTTCGCGGTGCTCATGGTTCACCTGGCCACCATCCCCATCACCGGCACCGGGATCAACCCGGCCAGGAGCCTCGGGGCCGCGGTGGTGTACAACAAGAAGAAGGCGTGGGACGAGCAGTGGATCTTCTGGGTGGGGCCCTTCATCGGGGCCGGCATCGCCATGGTGTACCACCAGTACATCATCAGGGGCGGGGCAGGCAAGGCATTAGCCTCCTTCCGCCACAACTACATCGATACCGCCTAGCTAATATATATATACTCCATATAACTGGTGGAGTAATATATAAGAGATACTAATTTATTTCCACCATTCATTCGTCTTGATTGAAAATTCATTCTctgtgttttgtttttgtttcaataaaaacaaatatataggtgcactatATATTCACCTTCTTCTgtgtgttttgtttttgtttcaatAATAATAAATCGTACGTTCTCTAGCTAGTTTTTGTCATGCACGTTTGGTGTtgtagtttttttctttttctttgcagGATTTAATTTGGTGTTGAAACATAATTACATTACAAAGTTGATTGCGATGTACTCCTATGCTGTTTGTGTTGTATCGTGTCGTGGGtcagtcatattccttgtaaATGTGTGTGAATTAATTGCTGTTAGTTCATTGCCAGTCGGTCCTCGTCTTCTCTTGAACACCATATCCTTTTTTTCCGTATCTTTTGTTCATTTTCTTTTAAATTTAAATGATACAAAAAAGGCAAGCTCGAGGAGCACATTGCAAGTTTTTTTAGTTTCACAACTGTAAAGATGTCAGGAAGGCAGAATTGCAAGGTTCTCAAGGGGGAACGGCAACCGCAAATTTTCAAAGATAGGTCTAGCTGAGTTTCATTTCAACAAAACCGTTTTGAATAAGTGACACCGTCTTTTCAACGTAAGTAATTTTTTACGAACATGCATGTGAAAAATTCATTTTATGCACTATAAATGTTTGTTTTCCTGTTtaccattttaaaataatttgttGGATTTAAAAAGATGTGTGGTACAAAATTTCTTTTAGCTTGACCTTTTGTTTCCCtgtggtgtggtggtggttgcaaaGTTGTGATGTACGTTACGTTGTGTTGTGTCGAGATGCATGCTATACCTCACCGGTTGCCAGTAACACGGGCATGCAACCGCCGGTCAAAGCTGTGAGAAGGAGGAGCCATCGTCATACTCATACATGCCGCGCGCATTACAAAGGCTAGTCGAGATCCAGAGAGTCGGCAATTTATTGATTAAGTAATTAATAAAGTCATACAAGGTCTTCCGGATACAATCCGAAACACACACAACCAAACTAGGAGTAGTAGAATGCTTAATTATCAGACAATGGGCAACtagattaattaattagaatgctTCAAGGTTGAACAAGTAAAATGCATGTctgcttatatatatatatatatatatatatatatatatatatatatatatatatatatatatatatatatatatatatatatatatatatatatatatatatatatatatatatatatatatgatatatCCATAACCACATAGCCCACTTCAGATCGATCCCGGATATTAATTAGAATCAATCCGTTGCATCAAAGAAAGGCAATCTGATGAGATCGACAGACTTGTGCAGTGGAAAATGTGTGAAAGGATGCATGCAGTGGGGTGGGCTCCGACTACCTTTATTACATGGCAAGTAAGCAAGCAAGCGAGGCCCGATTCCAATACCTTTTCCAAATGAGCAATGCTACACTCACACAATATTACTACATGCATGCGTTTTATGGAGTACTATTGAATTGAAACGCTGTGATTGGGTTAGGGTGGATAGACCTGGGCGttcgggtattttggttatttcaGTTAGGGTAGTTCGGTttatgggtaattcgggtattcGAAAATGGGAACCTAATTTGTTTCTATCAAAAAAAATACCCGAACCAAAATTACTGAAAATTTCGGATCGGAtaattcgggtacccaaaatattcggagcacacatcaacttttgatatgaataactcgGATAGTATGAGTATTTTTGATAATATGGGTATTTTAGTTAGTATATAGTATGGGTAACAAGTTAGTGTAATAATAGCATGTAAATTTTGGAcagtatgaataatttgggtagtatGGGTATTTCGGGTTTTCCAGACTAGAACCCGAACCCTAACCCGAAAACCGAATAGTCAAGAAATAAGAACCGAACCCTTACCCAATACCCAAATTACTTGACAATTCGGGTTATTCGGTTCGGTTCGGGTTCGGGTTCGGGTAGCGGGTTTGGATACACAAACGTTCAGGTTGAGATAGAACAGCCCTATCCACCTGAAAATCAAGGGGGATGCAGAGGATTAAGGGAAGGCTCACCCCGTAAAAGGCCTGTGGATGTTTGGATTATCGTTCCCAAATACTACTGTAGGGTTTACAGTGAGTAAAGATAAAGGATGAAGGCGGTTCTGGTTTGACAACatatcctttttttttcttttttgaaattGACAACATATCCTTTGGTGTGACAATTTTATGGCCGAGGTGCACATTTAGTATCCCATCTATTCAGAAATAGAAGACGTTTAAGAGACTTGTGAGGAAGTACCTTTTATCAACAAAATaccattttttttatgttttcccTCATAGGTGTGCAAGTCCTAGGACCATTTCCACAATAATGTCAACAATTTGGGTATGCTTCTATTTCTGAGATGTCTATCTCTGAGCTCTCTGCTTCTAATTCGGGGCTGGGTCCTGAGAGAACCGAAGAGTTGGGTCAATCCACAGTCCCTTGCAAGATGAAAAAAATAATTCCTCTAGGGGTGGTCTCCCCTTGTAAGCGCGCAACGCAATGGCCCCGGCCGGTTCTGGATTAGAAAACGTTAATACTGCTCCCTTTAATTTGTGCTCAATTAGAAAACGTTAATTGCCAGTTGTGTGTTGGCAAAATTTGTTTGTTCACTCCGCGCTGAAGTTGACAAACAAATTTTGCCACTCACTCATTCAGCGCGGAGTGAacaactcatttgaggaattaagGATGCTTATTTCCACCGGGTAAATCTAAATGCTTGTTCTGGGTGCGTTATGTTGCCTCCAGCTaaaactcatttgaggaattaagGAATTAAGGAATTTAGCGTGTTTTGTTGCTCCTAGCAGGGGGTCGCTCCCAGGCACACCCACACCAAGGGGGGGCGtccgactgggccggcccaacttttTCCCTTTTAGctgttttctgtttctttttttttgataattttttagCTGTTTTTGTTTCTTTTGTCGCTTTCTGCTTATTTGTTCCTTTTCCTTTTTAGCTGTTTTCTTCctattttcttatttttcatttttatcaaaaCGAACAAACATTAAATTTGTGAATCATTTTCTAAgaacatgaatattttttaaatttaaaGGACGGACATTTTTTGAATAATGAGAACAAATTTAAAGGACGGGCATTTTTTGAATAatgagaacaaattttaaaaaaacaaatcaaaaatccTAAGCAAATTTGGGaccacaattttttaaagcacaaacattttatgaatctcgagaacaaaattttgaaacggagaacaattttgaaaaacccaaacaaatttggaagcatgaacaattttctaaaagcacgaatatttttttaatcttgagaacaaatttagaAAACCAGCACAATTTTGTAAAATACCAAACAAATTCATAAATGTGAACAGTTTTTGAAAATTcgaacaatttttgaatcttAAGAAAATATTTCAAAACACAAAACCATGTTTTGAAAAACATTTTAAGAAATCTAGAACATTTTTgtcaaaagaaaataattatttgaatttgaatttgaagaaatttttttgaaaatcccgaacattttctgaaaatccAGCACATTTTTGGTAAAAAGAACCAAAATTTTgcgaatttgaagaacattttctgaaaatccAGCAAATTTTTGGTAAAAAGAACCAACATTTTgcgaatttgaagaacattttctgaaaatccAGCACATTTTTTGTAAAAAGAACCAACATTTTgcgaatttgaagaacattttaTGAAAATCCAGCACATTTTATGAAAATacaaaacatttttgaaaatccatgatattttttttaaaaaagctgaaattttttcctttcttttcaaAAAATCTTGAACAAATATGGAAGCACGAATAAATTTTTAAAGCAGGAACATATTTTGAATCGTGAGAACAACATTTTGAAatagagaacaattttgaaaaatcccaaacaaatttggaagcatgaATAACTTTTTAAagcaggaacattttttgaatcgtgAGAACAACATTTTGAAatagagaacaattttgaaaaaccccaaacaaaatTGAAAGCACTCAGAAAATTTTAAAGCGCAAACAGTTTttgaatttgaagaaaaaaatttgaaactgagatttatttttgaaaatcgtgaacaaatttggaagcacaattttttttaaagcaGAAACTTTTTTAAATATTCAAAACAGAATTTTGAAAAGAGAACAATTTTGGAAAACCTGAATAAATTTGAAAGCACGAATAAATTTTTGAAGCACAGATATTATCTAGATTTTAAGAAAAGTTTTGAAACCGATAACAATTTTAAAAAATCCTGAaccaatttggaagcgcgaacaattttttaaagcccaAACTGTTTCGAATTTTTAGAACAAAATTTTgtaaaggagaacaattttgaaaaatcctgaacatATTTGTAAGCGCGAAcaattttgaatattttttaaaacgaAAAACTATTTGTTAAAGCTTAAACATAGTTTGATTCTCGAGAACAAATGttgaaagcacgaacattttttgaagttttatacGTTTTTATAAAATGGCAACTATTTAAAATTTAGAACATTTTtcttaaaagaaaaatatttttgaatttcaagattttttttggaaatccCGAATATGTTTTGAAAATACAGAAAATTTCTTAAAATTCTATAATTTTTTAATAGTTTGGAGAACAATTTATACTAATGccaaacatttttggaaaatcctgaacattttttgaaaatagagAACCTTTTTTGAATATCCAAAACTTTCTTTAAAAAATAAAACACATTTTTCAtatttgaagaacattttttgaaaatctaaaACATTATTTAAAcagaaatataaaaaaaatcagaaaataataaagaaaaagggaaacaaaaaatccgTTTCGGGAAACTTTCAAGTTTCATAAAACCGGAAAAAACCGGCTGGAACCTCTTCTCAAAACCTACGCGATCTGGTGGAACTGGGCAGGCAGCATAGCTGTCCCTTGTGAAACCCGACGATTCGTCGCATCGAACTGCAAATAGGATTTTCCCTGCTATACAGCGGAGGCGCCCCATCCATCGCGTGCCTTGCTGCTAGCAAGAGCCGGCCCACCAGCATGCTGTCCAATTTTTTTGTTacgaaaataaaaatatgaaatcaAAAAAGGTTTATACATTTTAAGAAAAAATGTCCATTCATTTGAAAAAAACTTCATatctttaaaaaagttcatcatttttgaaaaaaGTGCATcaaattgaaaaaagttcatttaAATTGGAAACAAAGTTCACTAACCTCTTTAAAAGTTCATTAAATTTGCAAAAAACATTGAAATTCAAAATAAGTCATGTATTTCAAAAAAATATCATTGAactgaaaaaagttcataaataaataaaaaagttcACCCATTTTCAAAAATATATTCGTCAAATTTCGTCAAAAGACTTCCTTTCAATTTCAAAGCCTGCATTGGTTTTCTCCAACTCTTCGAGTGAAAGGTGTTGATTCAATTCAGCATGGGCTGGGGCGGTTTGCTGCACTTCTAGATTTTTTCTAAAGTCAGTAAAATTTGACTCGGGTGTATTCAGAGCTTCCTCCACAATGGGAGTTATCATTGTAGACATTATTCAATCATAATATGCCAGCAAGGTGCAACATGACACTTAAAGAGGCTATGATGAGATAAATAATATTAAGTCccaagcagat
This region includes:
- the LOC123399722 gene encoding aquaporin PIP2-2-like, whose translation is MVPNNNTVDKDYRDPRPAPLINAGELGKWSLWRAVIAEFTATLLFVYVTVATVIGHKRQTDGTVGCGGAGILGIAWAFGGMIFVLVYCTAGVSGGHINPAVTFGLLLARKVSLVRALLYMVAQCLGAMCGAGLVRAVHGAQYARHGGGANELAPGYSKVAGLVAEIVGTFVLVYTVFAATDPKRKARDSHVPVLAPLPIGFAVLMVHLATIPITGTGINPARSLGAAVVYNKKKAWDEQWIFWVGPFIGAGIAMVYHQYIIRGGAGKALASFRHNYIDTA